In the genome of Mycoplasma nasistruthionis, the window AATGAATACCATTTTCTTTTCATTTCGTTTCATTAATTTTGTAAGCAGGAACAATAATATAGTTTCCTAAATTTGTAAAAATCAATAAATTGTGTAGTGAATTGACTTTATGATAAAAAGTTAAACAATCACCTTCTTTAAGTTGATAAGTTTCTAAAACATTTGAATCTATTACTTTGTTAGTTAAACGTTTTACATAACCATCTTTTGAAATAGCTATGTTTAATTCTTCTTCTTTAACTAAGTCAGTTTGTTGATATGAAAAATCAAATTTCTGATCTTCAATTTCTGTTTTTCTAGGTGTGCCAAATTGTTGTTTAATGGCATTTAGTTCTGCTATTAAAAACTTATTAAATTCAGCATTGCTATTTAATAATTTTTCAAATCTTTTGATTTGTTTTTCAAGTTCAGCTTTTTCTTTTAAATAAGCTTCTTTATCTGTTCTTGAAAGTCTATATAGTCTTAATTCTGCTATAGCACGAGCTTGATTTTCACTAAAAGCAAAGTGTTTGATTAAGTTAGCTATAACACCAGCTTTAGAACCCTCACTTTGTCTAATTACTCTAATAACTTCATCTGATATTTCAGCTACTTTAATAAATCCTTCGACTATTTCAAGTCTTAGTTTTGCTTTTTCTAAATCATAAGTCAAGGTTTTAGTTTTAACATCTTTGATATGACCAATATATTCATCAATTAATTGAGCCATATTTAAAGTTTTAGGTGAGTTATTAACAATACATGTGTTGTTGTATGAATAATTTACTTTTAAGTCTGTTTTTTGGAATAAATAGCTTAAAACACTGTTTTCATTAACATTTGAATCTAATGTAATTAAAATATTAATTCCATTACGGTCAGATTGATCTTTAACCTCAACAATACCATCGACATCTTTGTTTTGAATGATTAAATCAATGTCATAAACTAATTTTGATTTAACTACATTGAATGGAATTTCAGTTATTTCAATAAACTTGTTTTTATCTTTTGTAAATACTTTGTATTTACTAAATAAATAAATTTTATCTTTGTTATTTCTTCCTGTTTTTAAAGCTTCTAAAATACCTTCTGAACCTTTAATTACTCCACCTGTAGGAAAATCAGGTCCTTTAATAAAATCATTAACATTATCAAAATCACCTTTAGAGTTAACAATCCGATAAGTTGTAGCATCAATTACTTCAGCTAAATTATGTGGAGGCATATCTGTGGCCATACCAATGGCTATTCCTGTAGATCCATTAACTATCAAGTTAGGAAACAGTGATGGTAAAACAACTGGTTCGACTTCTGAATCATCAAAGTTAGGAGCAAACTTAACCGTTTTTTTCTTCAAATCACCTAAAACATATTCAGCGATTTTAGACATTCTAACTTCAGTATAACGCATAGCAGCTGCTGGGTCATTATCAATAGAACCAATATTTCCATGCATATCTAACAGTGGTAAATTTGTTTTTCATCACTGAGACATATTAACCATAGCATCATAAACAGAACTATCACCATGTGGGTGATATTTACCAATAACATCACCAACTATTCTGGCTGATTTTTTATATGCTTTATCGTTAAATAAACCTAATACAAACATAGAATATAAAATTCTACGATGTACAGGTTTTAAACCATCTCTAACATCTGGCAAAGCTCTTTGTTGAATGACATATTTAGAATATTTACCGAAACGGTCAGACATTATTTTTTCTAATGATTCATTAATAATTTTGTTAATAACTTTATTATTTTTCATATCACCTCTATCTTTAAAATTATAGTTAAAAATTCTGGATCTTGATTTTTGTTAATTTATTTCAATTACCTTTTTCATTATTCTTAATTCATTTTTTTGCGTTTTAAAAACTAAAAATTCAAAATATTTTTATGCAAGTTAAATATGGTAATTCCTTATTAGATCCCATATCTGAAAAAGTAAAAAGTGGAATTTTCAGCAAAATTTGCTTCAAAATATGATTTTTTTAAATTTTTATATGAAAAAGTAAAATAAAACTAAATTTTTTATCTGTTTTTATAAACTAAAAGTAAGAACAAAAATAAACACAGACGAAAGAAGAGATTAATAAATATGAACAATAAGAAAAAGTTGATAAAGAAGTCAGTTAGACTGGCTTCTTTGTCACTCCTAGCCCCACCTATTGCTGTTGCTATTAGTGCCGCAACTAATACAAATGATGTGGATTTATCAGACCCTGATATACAGAGTGTAGAAAAACTTAAAGCATATTTGAGTGAAAAGAAATTTACATATCAAAGACGTTTAAGACTAGGCGGATTACGTGCTGATCAAATTACTAAATTTGAAGATCAAATTAACACTGAAACAGCAGGAAAACAAGGAGAAGAACTAAAAAGAATTCTTGCTAACATCAAAACACAAATAAAATCAAAATTTGACTTTATGACAAAGTGATATGACATTTTTTTAAACAACTCACTAGGAGATCCTCTATGAGAAACTGAGTTTCAAGGATATAATGAGTCAACTGTTGACGGAATACGTCTAGTATCAGTTCCTAGAATTTCAGGTGATATGTATAGAGAAGATACTTATTGACACAGAAAAGGTTTAAAAGATGCTAAAGGCGTAGCTACTGAATTTGTTAAAAAGCACTTTAGATCATCGGCAGATGGTGGAACAGGTGATGATGCAGACAGAGCAGATACAGAAGAACAATTTAAAGCTGCAATTAAAGACTATATACCAAAATTTGAAGCAGCTGTTTTTCCTGATGATGATAGAAGACAAAGTGCTATTGAAAAAATAAGAAGAATAAAGAAATTTAACTGAGATTTAAGTACAACAGACACAACCAATGATGAATTCAACTCAAAAACAGGTGGAATAGGTCAATGAATTTTGGCATATTTAGGAACTAAATCTGATGTTGGTTGAGTACATGCGACTAATCATATTTCTAACGCAGATTTAGATTTAATTGAAAAAGCAGTTTCTTTCTTCAAAAGAGAACCCTTACCTGTTTTAGAAGATTTTTTTGGAAAAATAAAGAATAATGAATATAAAAATTCTGATAATTACAAGAATATTCAATTATTAAACCCGACAAAAGCTGGAGAGCTTGATCAAACATTCTTTTTATACAAAAAAATTATGATGTATACAGCTTCTCCATTATCTACTAATTTTGGAAGTAATATATTTGGTGGTCATAGATCTGGTCAATTAAGAAATATGGGTACTGACTGAGCTGGACCAAATAGTGATAAAACTGACTGAGTTTGAAGTGAAATTGCATCTAAAAATGTATTTACTTTTTCAGCTAAAAAAATTGTTGAAGACGCTCTGAGAAATGAAAAAAATGAATTAGTTCAAAAACTTAAAAATGAATTAACTTTTATCAGTAATATTGCCCCAATAGAAGAAGCTGCAATAAATAAAATGACATTAATTGCTGATATTAGAGCTAAAAAAGATGAACTTATTAAGAAGAATGCTAAAGAAAAACTTAATGCAAAAATTGTTGAAATATTAAACTATAAATATGACACTGCAACAGAAGATGTTTATAGAGATGCTAATCCTACAGAAAGACAAAAATTAGAAGATTATTTAGTTGAAGGTGAAGATTTATATAATAATTCAGAATTAAAAAGTCAAAATGATTATGATGCTGTTACAACAAAATTAGAAAGTGAATTCCCTTTTGTTCAACTACCTAAGGTTGTTGAATACAATAAATCAGTTTTAACAAACAATGTTAATAGCATGACTTTGTCTGATGATAATAAACAAAAACTAAAAGATAAAATCAATTCAGCAACAATTGATACATATGAAAATCTAAATAATTACAAACAACAATTTGAAGATTTAAAAAGAAAAACACAGGATGTAAATAATTTACAAACATTTGATCAAAACACAAAAAATGAAACACATAAAAAGTTGATAGAAGCACGAATCAATGATAACTCTAAAGGTGAAATTAATACTCTTGCCTTTAATAAAGATGCTGGTATTCAAGCCTTAAATTCATTTACAAATATTCCTGAAAATAAAAGGAATGATATTAAATCACTAATATTATCAGCTTTTGAAACCCAATCTTTAACAGATGCTATTTCTATTAGAGATAAAGCAAAAAATTATGCAGATGGTATTAAAACTTCTCGAAAAATACCTGCTAAATTTAAAGATAAATTAATTAATAGAATATCAACTGATAAAACAAATTTAAACAAATTAATTGCATTAACATCACAATATGAAAATCTTTTTGAAAAGATTAAGAATGCTAATTTAGATAGTGCAATAAGTTCTAATCTTGATGAAGAATTATCAAATATCACTGATGAAAACCAATTTGAAACTCTTTCACACAAAATTGATAACGAAATTGCTAAAAAATCCTTACAAGAAAAAGTTAATGCTTTAAACACTTACAAACAACAAAATCAACAAATATATGAATCATCTGAACCAACTAAAAAAGCAGAATTTGATCAAAAACTAACTGAAGCAGAACAATTACTGCAAAATGCATTAACAACTGCAGTTACATATGAAGAAACAAAAAGAAAATTAGAAGAACTTGAAGCCTTTGTTTCTGATCCAAAAGTTGCTGAATATTTAAAATCAGAAATAGAAAAACAAATTGAAGGTTATGAAAATGATTTTACAACCAATGTTGTTAATGAACTAAAAACAAAATTAAATGCTTTACCAAATCAAACTTCAGACGTAAAAGCCTGAAAAGCTAAATTAGAAAAAATTAAAGAAAACAACGATCAATTAAAAGTGTTAGATCAATTAAATTCTGATCAAAAAACTGTTGAATTACAAAAATTAATTCAAGACATTGATAATGAAACTAATCAACAAAAAGTTGTTGAAGCAGCTAAGAAAAAACAAGAAATCTTAAAAGTTCTTGAAGATAAAGTTACATATCCACAACTTGAAAAAGCAACATATTTAAAACAAATTTATGATGCACCAACTGTTGACAAATTAAATGAAATACAAACAGAATTAGGAATTGCTAATGCTAGAAAAGATCTAGAAGATCAAATTAAAAAAGCTCAAGAACATTTACAAAACAATAATGATAAATTCATAGAAGCAGATCCTACTGGTAAAAGCGAATTAGAAGCACTAATAAATGAAGCGAATGTTGAATTACAAAAACAACCACAATCAAGTGCTGAAAAATTTAAAGAAAAACTAGATTCAATTAAAAACAAAGTTGCTTCTCAAACTCTAGAACATTTTGTTAATAAATTAAAAGAAAAATTAACTAAAGATATTGAAAGCTATTCACCTGTATTATCAGCAGATAATATTACTAAACTAAAAGAAAAATTAAATAATTCTGCTTTAAATACTTATGAGCAAGTAAAAGAAGAATTTGCAAAAGTTCAAAAAGTTAAAGAAAAAGCAGATAAAATCAATACTTTAACATCATTAACACCACAAACAGCAACTAACTATAAAAACAAATTAGTTGAACAATTTGGGAATGATGGAAATTTAAGTGCAACAACTGAATTAGCCGAAAAAGTTAATGAAACAATTAGAGATTTTGATTCATCATATCCACATGTAGATAAAAACTCTAAAGTTTCTGATATTGAATCTGCTTCAGATTTAAATGCTTTAAACACTAAAAAAGAAGAATTAGCAAAAGAAAATGCTAAAAACAAACTTAAAAAAGCAATTGACAAAGCAGAAAAATATAAAAGAGAAAATTCAGATTTATATAATGATGCTGAAGAATCAAAAAGAAATGATTTTGATGCAAAATTAAAAGCTGCACAAGATGGTTATGCAGAAACTAATTTAAAATCTGTTCAAGATTACACAACCTTAGAACAAAACTTAGAAGCTGCTTTAACAGCTATTTCTCCAGAAAACGTTGTTGCTCAATTAAAAGCAAGATTTAGCACAGAAATTGAAGGATTTACTCCTGAACTTTCAAGCCGACAAATAGCTAAGTTAAAAGAACTTGTTAATTCTGATACTTTAACAACAAGACAAGCTGTTAAGGATGTATATAACAAAATTAAAGCATTTAGACCAAATGCTAAACAAATTAATGATTTGACTAATTTATCATCTGATGCAAAACAAAAAGCAATTGACAATATTATTAAAAATATTGAAAATCCAGACTTACAACTTAAAGATGTAACTTTAGCTAAAAACAAAGATACAGTATTAAAAGATTTAGCTGCTAAAAAGAAATATCCAAATCTTGAATTAGATACTTATAAATCAAGAATAGAACAAGCAGATAGTCAAGAAAAACTGGATGCTTTAACAACAGAATTAGCAAATCAAAATAAATTAAATGAACTTCAAAAACTAGTAGAAAAAGCAGAAAAATATCATAATGATAAACAATCTGATTTAACAATAGCTGATCCGGCAGGCAAACAAGCATTATTAGATGCAATCAAACAAGCAAAAGAATCAATAGACAAAGGTCATACAGCTGGTATTGCTGAATTTACAGATAAATTAAATAAACTACAAAATGCCTATGATGATGTATCTGAAACAAATTACATAAGAAAATTAAAAGATACTGAAATTGCTAAAATTCAAAGATTTAATGATTCATTATCTTCATCAAACATTCAAGCATTAATTGAAAAAATTAACAATGCTAATCCAAATACAGTTGCTCAAATTCAAAAAGTATTTGCAGATGCTCAAAAAGTCCATGATATAGCAACAGAAATTAAAGCTCTATCAGATCAATTATCACCAAATACTATTCAAAATGCTATTGATAATTTAACAACAAATTCAGATAATCAAACCGAATTAGACAAAATTAAAGAAACAGCATTATCAAAACATAAATTACTAAAAGATTTTGAATCAACATATCCAAAACTTGACAAATCTGCAAATAAAGCAAATATTGAAGGTTTAACTGATAAAGCATCAGTTGATGCTAAAGAACTTGAATTAAGCAAAGAAAACGCTAAAAAAGACTTAGAAGAAAAAGTTGCTGAAATAGAAAGAGAACTTCAATCAGATCCTACAATTCACCAACAAGCAGAACCTAATAAGAAAAAAGAATTTGATGATGCTCTACAAGCTGCTAAAAAAGCATTACAAGATCCACAATTAAAAGATAAAGCAACATATGAAACATTAAAATCTAACTTAGAAGATAAATTACCTAATGTTAGAGAACAAGCTGTTTTAGCTTATTTACGTGAAAAATACAAAAAAGAAGTTCAAGGATATACAAATGAATTTAACCCTGAACAAATTAAAGAATTAGAAAAACTAATTGATGACAGTAAAGTTGACAATGTTTTAGGATTAAATCTATTAAAAATCAAAATAGATGAAATTAAAGATAAAGCATCAAAAGTTAAGTCTTTAAGTCAAGTTAAAGATGATACAAAAACAAAAGCTATAAGTTCATTGATTGAAAAAATAAATGATGACGATGGTCAAAATCAAATCATTGAATTAATCAATAAAAAAGAACAATTATTAGCTAATTTTGACACAGCTTATCCACATTTAATTAAAACTAACTTTGAAAATCAAATTAATGAATTAGCAACTATTGAAGATGCTAACAATTATCAAACAGAACTTGAAAGCAGAGACAAATTAGAAGAACTTAAAGCTAAAAAACAACAAGTTGAAGATTATAAGACTAACAATGATACAGTTTATAATAACGCACAACAAACTGACAAAGATGCGTTAGAACAAACATTGCAAAATGCCACAACAGCAATTACAACAGGACACACTTTAGGTAAAGATGTTTTACAACAACACATTACTGAATTAGATAGAGCATTATCTAATGTTTCATCAGAAAAAGTTTTACGTGAAGTTAAACAACAAAAAGAAGCTGAAATTAGAGCTTATGCACCTGCATTAAGTGAATTAATTATTAATCAATTAGTTTCAAAAATTCAAGATCCAAATCTAAATACTGTTCAAGGTGTTTTAGATGAATTTGAAAAAGTTAAAGCATTAAAACAAAATGCTGATCAAATTAATGCACTACAAAACTTATCACAACAAGCAAAAGATAATGCAAAAACACAATTATTAAACAATTATGGTGCAAATGATAAACAAACAGAAGTAGTTAATCTAGCAAAAGCAAAAGATGCTTTATTAAATAAACTAGCTACACAAAACTGACCAAACTTAACCAAAGATTCACACCAAAATCAAATTGAAGCTTTAACTTCTCAACAAGAAGTATCAGACTATCAAGATAAATTAGATTCGCTAAATGAAAAAGCAAACTTAGATCGATTATTAGTTCAAATAGTTGCTCAAGGACATGCAGAACCATTAGTTAGATCAATGGCTGATCCAAGTGCTATTGGTGAATTGGAAAAAGTAGCACAAGAAGCTTTAAAAGCAACTCCTGAAAACAACTTGCCAACCAAAGAAGTTATTGTAGATCACATCAAGAAACTACAAGAAGCTTTTGAAAAAGTACAAAGACCTGCTGTAACTGATTATGTTAGAAAACAAAAAACAAATAATGTTGATAATCTGACAAATCTAACATCAGAAAATGTTGCAAAATTAAAAGATTTACTAACAGAAGCTAAATCACCTGGATTAGAAAACATTATTGAAACAGATAAAAAGATTCAAGAATTAAATAACATAAATCAAAAGATTCATGATTTACCTAATTTATCACCTGAAGCTAAGAAAAAACTAACTGACAAATTAGTTGATGCTTTAGCAAACAATAACAATTTAAACGATGTATTAACTTTAGCAACAACTCAAAATGATGCAGTTAAAACAGTAAAAGATTATGATGCTAACTCAGTTCCATCAGCATTAATTAATAAACTAGTTAATGATATTGAAAGCACTAATTCACCTGATGACATTAATCCTATTTTAGTTACTGCATCTGACATTAATAACACATCTGTAGCTATTAAAGATTCAAAAATAACTCAAGCAAATAAAGCGAAATACTTAAGTAAAATTTCAGAAGATCCAGCTAATAATGCTGCTTTAAGAAACTTAGTAAATAGAATTAATGAAATTGCTGATGCAATTAATGGTTCAGACTTAAAACAAACAGTAAAAGATACTTTATTAAATGAATTATTTAATGTTGATGATAAAGCAGGTGCTGAAGCTGTTTTAGCTAAATTTGAAAGTGAATTAGAAAAAGCTAAACTTGAACAATTAATTCAACAAGTTAAAGACTATCAACTTCAAAATCCAGCAGCATATCAATATGCTAACCCTGAATTTATTAATGATTTAAAAGCTTCAGTTGCAATAGCTGAAACTGAAGTGGCTAAATCACCTTTATCTGTTGCTAGTCATTTAAAAACTTTAGTATCAGATTTAACTTCAGCATTTGAAAAAGTTCAAGAACCAGAAACTAAGAAATATTTAGCTTCAAAACTTGAAAATCAAATTGATACAAATGACAAAATTAGTACTGATAATAAAGCCCTATTAAAACAAAAAATATCAGATCAAGGTACTGCTAATGTTAGCGATTATGTAGATCATTTACAAAAAACCAATAATTTAGCACAAAATATTGAAATACTAAACACTTATGAGCACTTAGCTAGTCCTCAAAGAGAAATATTTACTGCTCAATTAATTGAAGCATATGGCAATGATGCAAAACAACAAGAAATTTTAGCTTTTGCATCAGCTAAAAATGATTTAATCAAAGAAATTAGACTAAATGATTTAATTAATGGTGAAACTAAAGAAGAATTAGTTAAACAAGCAGAAAATGCTAATACCAATGAAACTTTAGAAAACACTGCTAAAGCAAACTTTGAAAAAGCAAAAGATTCAATTGACAAAATTAATGAAACTTCATTACCAGCAGAAAAACGTGATGAATTTATTAATAAAGTTAAAGCTAACAAAGAACCTAATGAAAATCTTGTTGATTTAGTTAAAGCTTTAAATACTGAATATCAAAATGTGGCCACATCAGTTGTTGATGATCAAAGAAAAGAAGAATTAGCAAATGAACTATTAAGTTTAACAACTAAGCCAGAAGTTGAAGCATTTGCAAAAAGACTTCAAGCTGAAAACGAAAAAGTTTATCTACAAGATTTAATTAAACTCGTTGAAGCTTATCCAAATGATCAAAAAACAGTTTATGATGCAGCTTCACCTGAAGCTAAAACTAAATTACAACAAGTTCTAGAAATAGCTAAACAAGCAGTAAATTCAACTCCACTAAAAACAGTTGAAGAATTAAAAGAAATTAAAAATAATCTGACAACAGCATTTGCTGGAGTTGAAAGAGCTGCAGTAACTGATTATGTAAGAAATAAATATCAAGAGGATTTAAATAACTCAGGTCTAAAAGAAACAGTTAAAAATGCTTTAAAACAAAAAGTTTCAGACACTAATGCACCAACATTAGAAAACTTAATTGAAGAACATTCAAAAATTAAAACTGTTGCTGAAAAAATTAAATACATTGATAAACTTCCATTTATTGTAGATTCAGTTGAAGAAAAACTAGAAAAAGAACTTTTAGATCAATATGACAACCCTGCAAACCAAAGTGCAATTGTAACACTAGCAAGTTCAAAAAACAGAACGATTGAATTAATTGAAAGTAAACCTTACATTTCCCCAGAAGTTAAAAAACAACTTAAAGCTTCTGCACTAGTTGCTGAAAATGAAGATCCTGATTTAGCAAAAATTAAGTCAGATGCTGAAAAAATCAATCACACTGGTTCAATCATTCATGATTCTAATTTAACTAATGAAAGAAAATCACACTTTGGTGAAAAAGTTTCAACAAACTTAATCAACAACAAAGAAATTGAAGATTTAGTATTAGAAATTAATTCACACCTAGATGCTTTAGATAAAACAGATTTACCTGAAGCTAAAAAAGAAGAATTAAAAGCAGTTTTAATGAAAGTTGACAACTTAACACAAGTTGAAGATTTTGTTAAATTATTAGAAGCTGAAGTTGAAAAACACAAACTACAACTATTAGTAAATCAAATTGATACTTTCAAAGAACAAAATCCTTTAGATTATCAAAATGCAGATCCAGAAGCAATCAAAGAACTAGAAAGATTACTTCCTTTAGCTAAAGCTGACTTAAAAGCAGCTGATACTAAAGATAAAGAAGTTTATGCTGATCACATTAGAAAACTAACAGAACAATTTAATAACTTACAATCTGATGCAGTTATTAAATTTACAAGAGATAAATTAACTAACAAGATTAACAATTCTCCTGATTTAACTAATGAAGCAAAACAAGCATTAATTGAAAGACTTTCAAATTCTAATTCACCAACATTAAAAGACTTAGTTGATAAAATTCAAGATTTAAATAACACAATTGCTAACTTACAAGCAACTGCAAATAAACAATTAAGCCCAGCAGACTTAGTTAAACATCAAAATCAAATCTTGGATAACTTCAATAATCCTGCTAAACAAACAGAAATTTTAGACTTAGTAAATCAAAAACATGATGAAATTCAAAAAATTGAATCAACACTAGTTGGTAAAGAGGTTAAACCAGAAATTATTAAGTCTCTAAGAGAAAAAGTTTCTCAATCTGACAGCGCTGTAGGCATAAAAGAAGTCGACAAACAACTACAAAGTGTTAAAGAAGTTGAAGAATTAATCAAAAACGCTTCAATTCCTGAAGTTGTAAAAGCAAAAATCTTTAATAGAAACTCAACAGATATTGAATCAAATGACACATTAAAAGATTTAGTTAATCACTATCAAGAAAAATATAAAGAAATTTTAAACACACCACTTCCAAAAGCAATTAAAGACAATTTAATTGCAGAAGTTACAGATAATAACACTAAAGAAGCGGTAGACAAATATTTAGCAGATAAAAGCTTTAATGACCAACTTATTAAAGATACTTATCCAAATGTACCTGCAGAAGTGTTAAAAACACTCACAGGTTCAGATAAAGATGTCGCTTTAGCTGATTTCTTAAACAAAATTGATCCTGAAAAATTAGATCTAAAAAGCTTAAGTCCTTCAGACTT includes:
- a CDS encoding DNA topoisomerase IV subunit A — protein: MKNNKVINKIINESLEKIMSDRFGKYSKYVIQQRALPDVRDGLKPVHRRILYSMFVLGLFNDKAYKKSARIVGDVIGKYHPHGDSSVYDAMVNMSQWWKTNLPLLDMHGNIGSIDNDPAAAMRYTEVRMSKIAEYVLGDLKKKTVKFAPNFDDSEVEPVVLPSLFPNLIVNGSTGIAIGMATDMPPHNLAEVIDATTYRIVNSKGDFDNVNDFIKGPDFPTGGVIKGSEGILEALKTGRNNKDKIYLFSKYKVFTKDKNKFIEITEIPFNVVKSKLVYDIDLIIQNKDVDGIVEVKDQSDRNGINILITLDSNVNENSVLSYLFQKTDLKVNYSYNNTCIVNNSPKTLNMAQLIDEYIGHIKDVKTKTLTYDLEKAKLRLEIVEGFIKVAEISDEVIRVIRQSEGSKAGVIANLIKHFAFSENQARAIAELRLYRLSRTDKEAYLKEKAELEKQIKRFEKLLNSNAEFNKFLIAELNAIKQQFGTPRKTEIEDQKFDFSYQQTDLVKEEELNIAISKDGYVKRLTNKVIDSNVLETYQLKEGDCLTFYHKVNSLHNLLIFTNLGNYIIVPAYKINETKWKENGIHLSNFADFMLSEHVVSVMVIKDWNSNAFVTLGTKNGFFKKVVLKDFETTRINKSYTAIGLESGDTLINTQLSDGLSDIVILTEKGFASKYSETDISQYGTKAKGTKGVYLSLDDKVNNFIMISNDNSFAIVSNDGKIAKFKSNKITFVPKNNKGKSLWPNKLKFEISDIAEINKNTSLLVRDNLDKTFEEKIDHYGFSGVSASIEFLKCPTPAFVKFNKYTSDIDFKVSNSQDKSLNTETPKKQESKKDTKEKETFEEIQEENKK